One genomic segment of Plasmodium vivax chromosome 9, whole genome shotgun sequence includes these proteins:
- a CDS encoding T-complex protein 1, alpha subunit, putative (encoded by transcript PVX_092215A): protein MSLSIYGNRESGQDVRTANVTAVQALSNILKSSLGPQGLDKMLVDNIGDVTITNDGATILKQLEVQHPAAKILVNLSELQDQEVGDGTTSVVLLASELLRRGNELIKMDIHPTTVICGYKLAMKESVKYIKEKLSERVSNLGKDVIMNIAKTTLSSKFIGYESDYFAKMVANAIQSVKIVNDAGKTKYPVSSVNVIKVHGMSSLDSKLIEGYAIMSGRASQSMPTGVKNAKIAFLDFPLKQYRLHLGVQVNINEPTELEKIRQREKDITKERVNKILESGANVILTTQGIDDMPLKYFVESGAIAVRRVNKDDLRRIAKLTNGQIRLTMSSLDGTEKFEPASLGYCDEVYEERVGDWDVMFFKGCKTSKSNTILLRGANDFVLDEMQRSIHDALCSVSRALESNYVVVGGGCVEVALSVYLEDFAKTLGSREQLAIAEFAESLLVIPKILALNASYDSIDLVCKLRAYHTKSQVMNTEDPKDYRWYGLDLVNGKVANNLKNGVLEAMISKIKSIRFATEATITILRIDDLIKLTPEERREEQP from the exons ATGTCTTTGAGTATCTACGGGAATAGGGAAAGCGGCCAGGATGTGAGGACGGCCAACG TAACCGCCGTGCAGGCGCTGTCGAACATTTTGAAGTCGAGCCTAGGGCCGCAGGGATTAGACAAGATGCTGGTGGATAACATCGGAGACGTGACGATCACAAATGACGGAGCAACGATCCTAAAGCAGTTGGAGGTGCAGCACCCAGCCGCCAAAATTTTGGTAAACCTATCGGAGCTGCAAGACCAGGAAGTGGGAGACGGAACAACCTCAGTGGTGCTACTAGCATCTGAGTTGTTAAGGAGAGGAAACGAACTAATCAAAATGGACATTCACCCGACGACGGTCATCTGTGGGTACAAACTGGCAATGAAGGAGTCcgttaaatatattaaagaaaagtTGAGTGAAAGGGTTAGCAACTTAGGGAAGGATGTAATTATGAACATTGCAAAAACGACCTTGTCTTCCAAATTTATTGGGTACGAATCAGATTACTTTGCGAAGATGGTAGCCAATGCTATTCAGTctgttaaaattgtaaacgACGCTGGGAAAACGAAGTACCCTGTGTCATCTGTTAATGTAATAAAGGTGCATGGGATGAGCTCTCTAGATTCTAAGTTGATTGAGGGGTACGCAATTATGAGTGGGAGAGCTTCACAATCGATGCCTACAGGTGTGAAAAATGCGAAGATTGCCTTTTTGGATTTTCCACTAAAACAGTATAGACTGCATCTAGGTGTTCAGGTGAATATAAATGAACCCACTgagctggaaaaaataagacaGAGGGAAAAAGATATAACCAAAGAAagagtaaataaaattttagaatCAGGTGCCAATGTTATTTTAACCACACAAGGTATAGACGATATgccattaaaatattttgttgaATCTGGTGCCATTGCAGTTAGGAGAGTTAATAAGGATGACTTGAGGAGAATTGCAAAACTGACGAATGGCCAGATTAGACTCACCATGTCTTCTCTTGATGGTACGGAAAAATTTGAACCGGCCTCTCTAGGCTACTGTGATGAAGTGTATGAAGAAAGAGTAGGTGATTGGGAcgttatgttttttaaaggCTGTAAAACGTCCAAGTCGAATACCATTTTGTTAAGAGGGGCAAACGATTTCGTTTTGGATGAAATGCAGAGGTCCATTCATGATGCCCTATGTTCAGTGAGCAGAGCGTTAGAGAGTAACTACGTGGTTGTTGGTGGGGGCTGTGTAGAAGTTGCCCTATCTGTTTACCTCGAAGATTTTGCCAAAACGTTGGGTTCTAGGGAGCAGCTAGCCATTGCGGAATTTGCGGAGTCTTTACTGGTGATCCCGAAAATATTAGCCTTAAACGCATCCTACGATTCTATAGATTTAGTCTGCAAATTACGGGCGTACCACACCAAATCGCAGGTGATGAACACGGAAGACCCGAAGGACTACAGATGGTATGGCCTTGACTTGGTCAACGGAAAAGTTGCCAACAATCTGAAGAACGGAGTTTTAGAAGCCATGATTAGCAAAATCAAGTCCATCCGGTTCGCCACGGAAGCTACCATCACAATTTTGCGGATCGACGACTTGATTAAGTTGACACCTGAGGAGCGTCGCGAGGAGCAGCCCTGA
- a CDS encoding hypothetical protein, conserved (encoded by transcript PVX_092210A), producing MKSAPGVNTPLRDASNVNTPLRDHPEDTQNQDNDTPPFGKKIERIEKLKINSISTGVDSHRSSEKSASNRINLGGATPYAPGSFSKQISERDDGVETLSRTEGGAQGDNSTETNEQGNYKIKVLSLGECPIEGGHLEGHPTSGSHPSGETPILGKNPTDDFPHMSDAAYKSKEDDLLFSNLHKLATSQMGENCGRIFPFEYNLEQLGMRINGAIEANLWGHYGGDTLVEEEEEEEEEPIRGEHKRGDISELTKQHCFAENVGDTSHQDSFPKWGDKQAVEDTKRGSEARGTNEAGSSGGGNPDWGMTLAQNGPAEMSLLPYGTTADLLTPFFPPPGRSHLLRSEVATAVRTHVGKFEAPLREEIPQQAQDQNYFYDLRTNRVWVPGEGPPPRGGATHGMTTYGEATHRRTTHGEAAPVEAATGTIIDQGLPPFGIFPNESEVGEGFHGEGRTPKLESPNVKMMEYALLTRGTQEFPPSNGRALPPFYAHHGTAPVQEKEEPQRGAFTDEKETYMQHLLEGNSIFDPLWGHHKEEEMATSGTLNGGNQSVLPTCFQFDGHLRESYEEDDSALQRGDNWGRRKMESNTNLMRLTQLEEALLSERNLYEASLCQTEGVDLTNLCNLVGGERQDGEVAHSYHFAPPVFNPYDDSKKLSVASGPNTYDYCCADFLLNYAVEEGRKKRSKKKTLHDDGFTSSSDQVLPQECDRNVGSMDERAEEGNQKGSHSHHGENFPLSKRFSKSSAKYTLIVNVPSNTTRKDLLAVFSKFGNVDLTMVVCDKKSRHPNKEWTATSGYAFVRFSTNLEAQRTLNAACAGGIRIRGSRVRATWAKKDSYSKREKEVTLKIPSSILLIRMDEFICSICKINLSYEPILLPCCYASCCSDCLRGYLVVHALGENIRCPSCSVHLADGLIKIDEHSPGVLGLLYRIHSNVKIKCQHESCTWVGSQHQYANHFFSCKFALA from the coding sequence atgaagagcgcCCCTGGAGTGAACACCCCCCTGAGGGATGCCTCTAATGTGAATACCCCCCTGAGGGACCACCCTGAAGACACGCAAAACCAAGACAATGAcactcccccttttggtaaaaaaatagaacgCATTGAAAAACTCAAAATAAATAGCATCTCAACAGGAGTAGATTCTCACAGAAGTTCAGAAAAATCGGCTTCGAATCGGATCAACTTGGGAGGAGCTACTCCCTATGCCCCCGGTAGTTTTTCCAAACAAATTAGCGAAAGGGATGATGGGGTGGAGACACTAAGCAGAACGGAGGGGGGAGCACAGGGAGATAATTCCACagaaacgaacgaacaaggtaattacaaaataaaggTGCTTAGTTTGGGGGAGTGCCCCATTGAGGGGGGTCATCTGGAAGGTCACCCCACCAGTGGTAGCCACCCAAGTGGTGAGACACCCATATTGGGGAAGAACCCCACAGATGATTTCCCCCACATGAGTGATGCTGCCTATAAGTCAAAGGAGGACGATCTGCTCTTTAGCAACCTCCACAAATTGGCTACTTCCCAGATGGGGGAAAATTGTGGTCGCATATTCCCATTTGAATACAACTTGGAGCAGCTTGGAATGCGCATTAATGGGGCAATTGAGGCGAACCTTTGGGGGCACTATGGAGGGGACACGCTcgtggaagaagaagaagaggaggaggaagaacccATTCGGGGGGAACACAAAAGGGGCGACATTTCAGAGTTGACGAAACAGCACTGTTTTGCTGAAAATGTCGGGGACACTTCGCACCAGGACAgcttccccaaatggggtgaTAAACAGGCGGTAGAAGacaccaaacgggggagcgAAGCACGCGGAACAAATGAGGCTggaagcagcggggggggtaACCCAGACTGGGGGATGACACttgcacaaaatggaccAGCAGAGATGTCCCTCCTTCCGTATGGCACAACTGCGGATTTGCTCACCccgtttttccctccaccAGGGAGGTCCCATCTGCTAAGGAGCGAAGTAGCCACCGCTGTGCGAACCCATGTGGGCAAGTTCGAGGCCCCCCTCAGGGAAGAAATCCCCCAGCAGGCGCAAGACCAAAACTACTTTTACGATTTGAGGACCAACCGGGTGTGGGTCCCAGGGGAGGGACCACCCCCACGTGGGGGAGCTACCCACGGGATGACTACATATGGGGAAGCTACTCACAGAAGGACTACACatggggaagcggcaccTGTGGAAGCTGCCACTGGGACGATTATCGACCAGGggctccccccatttggcatCTTCCCAAATGAGAGCGAAGTAGGGGAAGGTTTTCACGGCGAAGGAAGAACCCCCAAGTTGGAAAGTCCAAACGTAAAAATGATGGAATACGCGCTGCTCACGAGGGGTACACAGGAATTCCCCCCTTCGAATGGCCGCGCgctccccccattttatgCCCACCATGGAACCGCACCTGTtcaggaaaaggaagagcccCAAAGAGGAGCCTTTACAGACGAGAAGGAAACCTACATGCAGCATCTGTTGGAGGGAAATTCTATTTTTGACCCACTGTGGGGACATcacaaagaggaggaaatgGCAACAAGTGGAACTCTCAACGGAGGGAACCAATCGGTGTTACCAACTTGCTTTCAGTTCGACGGGCACTTAAGAGAGAGCTACGAAGAGGACGATAGCGCTTTGCAAAGAGGCGACAATTGGGGAaggcgcaaaatggagagtaACACAAATTTGATGCGTCTGACTCAGCTGGAGGAAGCGCTTCTCTCGGAGAGAAATCTTTATGAAGCGTCTCTTTGCCAAACGGAGGGGGTGGACTTGACCAATTTGTGTAACcttgtggggggggagcggcaagaCGGTGAAGTTGCCCATTCGTATCATTTCGCCCCCCCGGTGTTTAACCCTTATGAtgattcaaaaaaattgagcgTGGCCAGTGGGCCCAACACATACGACTACTGCTGTGCCGACTTTCTTCTCAACTACGCAGTGGAAGAggggagaaagaaaagaagcaaaaaaaaaacgctgcaCGATGATGGGTTCACAAGTTCTTCAGATCAGGTGTTACCACAGGAGTGCGACAGAAATGTTGGGAGTATGGATGAGCGTGCCGAGGAGGGGAATCAAAAAGGTAGTCATAGTCACCATGGAGAGAATTTCCCGCTGAGTAAGAGGTTCTCTAAATCTTCCGCTAAGTACACGCTAATCGTCAATGTCCCGTCGAACACCACACGGAAGGACCTACTAGCCGTCTTTAGCAAGTTCGGAAATGTAGACTTAACAATGGTCGTTTGCGATAAGAAGTCAAGACATCCTAACAAAGAATGGACAGCAACATCGGGGTATGCCTTCGTCCGTTTTTCTACCAACCTGGAAGCTCAAAGGACTTTGAATGCTGCATGTGCAGGGGGAATTCGCATTAGAGGAAGTAGAGTTCGCGCAACGTGGGCAAAAAAAGATTCCTattcaaaaagggaaaaggaagtcACCTTGAAAATACCCTCATCGATACTTCTCATCAGAATGGACGAGTTCATCTGCtcaatttgcaaaattaatttgtccTATGAGCCCATCCTGCTTCCATGTTGCTATGCCTCCTGCTGCTCCGACTGCTTAAGGGGATACCTTGTCGTCCACGCACTTGGGGAGAACATACGGTGTCCCAGCTGCTCTGTGCACCTCGCCGATGGGCTAATCAAAATTGATGAACACTCCCCTGGGGTGTTGGGCTTGCTCTACAGAATTCACTCGAATGTTAAAATTAAGTGCCAGCATGAGAGCTGCACGTGGGTGGGCTCCCAGCACCAGTACGCCAACCATTTCTTTTCCTGCAAGTTTGCCCTCGCCTAG
- a CDS encoding hypothetical protein, conserved (encoded by transcript PVX_092220A), with product MDMNFGFCNDAFFEQGNRSTDKEDIEELKKGESNEITKKGNNELGEEKELPKELCVPVTIKLLLSKMMSHEEFKIHDFQISGIIVFGKVCRIKELASAIIFEICDYTGNIEAKYNKDAKNEKVKDHIEGIKVNDHIKVVGVVYSPESKTEQIQISISYINKVEDWVSYFSYFTSDVIYCYLKLLKLKNIYTPNGVNNEDKPWSHVTLDTYYNQLDDIDTDIIKYLHTTSEKYANQQDIFEHLKKYHSEMNIKKSLTKLIEQYDLAQYEDIISIP from the coding sequence ATGGACATGAACTTCGGCTTCTGCAACGACGCCTTCTTCGAGCAGGGCAACAGATCGACGGACAAGGAAGACATAGAGGAGctgaaaaaaggagagtcgAACGAAATAAccaaaaaaggcaacaacgaattgggggaggaaaaagagcTGCCCAAAGAGTTATGCGTCCCAGTTACCATCAAATTGTTACTAAGCAAAATGATGAGTCATGAAGAATTTAAAATTCACGATTTTCAAATCAGCGGCATTATAGTCTTCGGGAAAGTCTGCAGGATTAAGGAGTTGGCCAGCGCCATCATTTTTGAGATCTGTGACTACACTGGAAATATTGAGGCGAAATATAATAAGGAcgcgaaaaatgaaaaagtgaaagacCATATAGAAGGCATCAAAGTTAACGACCACATTAAAGTCGTAGGGGTGGTTTACTCCCCCGAGAGTAAAACAGAACAAATACAAATAAGCATATCGTATATTAACAAGGTGGAAGATTGGGTCTCTTATTTTTCCTACTTCACCTCTGATGTGATCTATTGCTATTTGaagcttttaaaattaaaaaatatttatacccCCAATGGGGTTAATAATGAGGATAAGCCCTGGTCCCACGTAACTCTAGACACCTACTATAACCAGCTGGACGACATCGATACGGACATTATAAAGTACCTACACACCACAAGTGAGAAATATGCCAATCAGCAGGACATCTTCGAACACCTCAAAAAGTATCACTCGGAAATGAACATAAAGAAGTCTCTCACGAAGCTTATTGAGCAGTACGATTTGGCTCAGTACGAGGATATCATAAGTATACCCTGA
- a CDS encoding ubiquitin domain containing protein (encoded by transcript PVX_092205A) — translation MLDSPSSKEQEEPHAGLDSVDVSEYNHVINNSHSSEEENDESSSDDCIEGEEVPKGTHSGSGLYGDTEASPKGSCGKVNSDLAGGVTHADTECTKGPTGTGTLAKSDHEMGEQHTSGTGKKGRSRGQNESPNKGEKPNGHTHIYVRVKTNDCNNSTIKCKIEKNITVKKLKKSLRKILHSGEDEYRVIYRGRLLKDVDVLAKYNITFNDVLYAIRINRKKNGNDAILDSGITSSQLSTIGEEYNDFGKLPQNDNISKLISSMFDNSDFLKSIMDSNKQLQKLREKNSEIHHMLNDSQSLKQSFEMIKNPSLMKELMRNTDRAISNIEAIPGGFNTLRRMYHNIQEPMYAASEASNENKKNKVKHYDLKASSPPTSEAFPNPWASKDVNAKGKGSQSNDLDKYLLMNNNLFNNSSDLFKSGKKNRGPGLGGNGLGGNSLGGNGGLFKTNILDLLQNYQASPPSQLGGMSGASWASGVSGMNGLSGMSNLFSGAQMHNRQMYHGLLNSGLFSGGLLNNGSVNSGSAVSAPPGGDPSSSTHPSSTHPSGAHPSNAHPNGTHPAGGSPLGDLLNNSLFNDKLLFGSNFTNDFINQYAQVQKSKDESEGANSPNQVILNMKDQVNGHNDWKSNLNIPSVVSRKGEVAASKSSGARLGDEKEGAVDVANTTADVGNATADEGQLPFGGKRNASQNLAKEITAASKLEESDTKGGNDGAGNLHNLVNVTCPKGDNSTGEGSPNLLPNDVIRSNGGTTPSSALLNMQLGSGNLGGLSSTPLNILESHVNKLDLRSMSEAIKLLSSGGSGGGSGGGIFGGSAQSEQEHLCNLYAEQLNSLRGMGFTDEQKCIKALVSTQGNIERAIDFLLADMNADQS, via the coding sequence ATGCTAGATTCACCAAGCAGCAAGGAGCAAGAGGAACCGCACGCGGGCCTCGACAGCGTCGACGTGAGTGAATACAACCATGTGATAAACAACTCCCACAGCtcggaagaagaaaacgatGAGTCGTCATCGGATGACTGCATCGAAGGTGAGGAAGTGCCGAAGGGCACTCACAGCGGGAGCGGTTTGTACGGTGATACTGAAGCTAGTCCAAAAGGCAGCTGTGGCAAAGTGAATAGTGACCTAGCCGGCGGTGTGACACACGCGGACACGGAATGTACGAAGGGCCCAACTGGCACAGGCACGTTAGCAAAGTCGGACCACGAAATGGGGGAGCAACACACAAGCGGAACGGGCAAAAAGGGTAGAAGCCGCGGACAAAATGAAAGCCCTAATAAAGGTGAAAAGCCAAACGGCCACACCCACATCTACGTCAGGGTAAAAACAAACGACTGCAATAACAGCACCATCAAGTGcaagatagaaaaaaatattacggtaaaaaaattgaaaaagagCCTGAGGAAGATACTGCACAGTGGGGAAGACGAGTATAGGGTCATCTACAGGGGCAGGTTGCTGAAGGATGTTGACGTCCTGGCCAAATACAACATAACATTTAATGATGTCCTTTACGCAATTAGAATTaataggaagaaaaacggAAACGACGCCATCTTAGATTCAGGAATCACCAGCTCGCAGTTAAGTACCATAGGAGAGGAGTACAACGACTTTGGGAAGCTTCCCCAAAATGATAACatttcaaaattaatttcttccatGTTTGATAATAGCGACTTTCTCAAATCTATAATGGACTCCAATAAGCAGTTGCAAAAGTTAAGGGAGAAAAATTCTGAGATTCACCACATGCTAAATGATTCGCAGTCGTTGAAGCAGTCATTTGAGATGATTAAGAACCCCTCATTAATGAAAGAGCTGATGAGGAACACCGATCGGGCTATAAGCAATATAGAAGCCATTCCAGGCGGGTTTAACACCCTGAGACGAATGTACCACAACATTCAGGAGCCCATGTATGCTGCCAGTGAGGCatcaaatgaaaataaaaaaaataaagttaagCACTATGACTTGAAGGCTTCTTCTCCGCCCACCAGCGAAGCCTTCCCCAACCCCTGGGCTTCCAAAGATGTCAATGCGAAAGGTAAAGGCAGCCAAAGTAACGATCTAGACAAGTACCTTCTCAtgaataataatttgtttaacaACAGCAGTGATCTTTTCAAATCGGGCAAGAAGAACAGGGGCCCCGGTTTGGGGGGCAACGGCCTGGGGGGCAACAGCTTGGGGGGCAACGGCGGCCTTTTCAAGACCAACATTCTGGACCTCCTGCAGAATTACCAGGCGTCGCCTCCGAGCCAGCTGGGCGGGATGAGCGGGGCTAGCTGGGctagcggcgttagcggcaTGAACGGGTTGAGCGGCATGAGCAACCTCTTCAGCGGCGCGCAGATGCACAACCGGCAGATGTACCACGGGTTACTCAACAGCGGGCTCTTCAGCGGGGGGTTGCTCAACAACGGCTCGGTGAATAGCGGCTCCGCGGTCAGCGCGCCCCCGGGAGGCGACCCATCTAGCAGCACTCATCCAAGTAGCACTCATCCTAGTGGTGCCCATCCCAGTAACGCCCACCCCAATGGCACGCACCCCGCAGGTGGCTCCCCCCTGGGCGACCTGCTCAACAACAGCCTATTTAACGACAAGCTACTCTTCGGATCCAATTTCACGAATGATTTTATTAACCAGTACGCACAAGTGCAAAAAAGCAAGGACGAGTCAGAAGGGGCCAATTCCCCAAACCaagtaattttaaatatgaagGACCAAGTGAATGGTCACAACGATTGGAAGTCCAATCTGAACATCCCCTCTGTGGTCAGTCGGAAGGGGGAGGTGGCCGCTTCGAAGAGTAGCGGCGCCCGTCTTGGCGATGAAAAGGAGGGAGCGGTGGACGTTGCCAACACTACTGCTGACGTTGGTAACGCCACTGCTGATGAGGGGCAACTCCCGTTCGGAGGGAAAAGGAATGCCAGCCAAAATTTAGCCAAGGAGATCACCGCAGCGAGTAAGCTGGAGGAGAGTgacaccaaagggggaaacgaCGGCGCGGGGAATTTGCACAACCTTGTAAATGTGACTTGCCCAAAGGGAGACAACTCGACGGGGGAGGGCTCTCCGAATTTGTTACCAAATGATGTGATTAGGTCGAATGGGGGGACCACCCCAAGTTCGGCGCTGCTGAATATGCAGCTGGGGAGTGGCAACCTGGGCGGTCTCAGCTCGACCCCGCTGAACATCCTGGAGAGCCATGTGAACAAACTCGATTTGAGGAGCATGTCCGAGGCGATCAAGTTGCTGAGcagcggtggaagcggtgggggaagcggtggcgGCATCTTTGGCGGTAGCGCCCAGAGTGAACAAGAACACCTCTGTAATCTGTACGCCGAGCAGCTGAATTCACTACGCGGAATGGGGTTCACAGACGAGCAGAAGTGCATAAAGGCGCTGGTCAGCACGCAGGGGAATATAGAGAGGGCCATCGACTTTTTGTTGGCCGACATGAACGCAGATCAGAGTTGA